caaaatctctaaatttctctcatttattgtttatgggaaaatttgtttttataaaatttgtattacatttaaaaatcttctggatatttttctttttgagtgGGCAGTTATGTTGCACACTCTAAAAGTAACACATACTGCTGTAACTTCTTTTGGTGTtggtggaaattttttttattctaatttgtttgaatgcaataaaaataattatcatttttcttacaGGTTGCATCGATAGTAATATTGGTTTGTGAGAAAGCTATGTCTGGAGATATAAAACTCGTTATGATGTATTTTCAATGCGGCAAACACTGTTGTCACCTATGATGAAAGAAAGGTTTGCTGATGAATGGTGCTGAAAATCTCACAATGACAGGGAGTTCAAACCCTCGTGCTGAAAATCTCAATTGGCTTTCTGAAGTTGCTTCTGCAGTTTCTAAAGGAGCTTTAAACAGACATAACCCTTCCCAAagtcaaaatgttaaaacttcAGCTTCTGCTACAAATGTGCACAATTTGGGAAGAAACTCTTCACCTATGTTGATTGCCAATTCTAGTAACATGTTCTCTCCTTCCACAGTCTTAACTCGTACTTCAGATGCTAATAATGTGAGAATGTTTGCCACTCCATTTCACGTAGAACGCACACGCCAAGTTCAGCCTATTTCAGTTCCGATTACTGGAACCAGTACAACTTTGTATTATAGTCAAGCAACTCATACAACTCCGTATTCCAATTTTATTCAAGGAACATATTCTCCTTTGCCATTTTCAACTACTGCATCACAAACTCCTGTTACTAATCCACCTGTTTGTCATCCTAATTCTCAACGTTCCTATCTTCaggtaaaactaaaaaatctatgaatttaaaatgtctttctgtttgaatttttaagagatTACAGAAAGAGATCTCTATTAATTATGATGATATACCTATTAATTGAGCAAGGTTTTCAGACTTATAAACATTACTGAAATTGTAAATAGTACTTGCAAACTACAtgcttctttaaaaagtaaaatcccACCTATCTGCCATTAAATAGTTACCACAGTTATGgggcaaaattagaaaattcagCTAGTGACCAATTGTAGCATTTGTGACAGTGGTCATTTTGTAATAACTTGTGGccactttttcaaataattaaaacttcaagcataaaaactgttgatattaataatagaaagcatttttcaaagtaaGGTAAACTTTAcgagattcatttttaaaataaataaaaaaaaattaaaaacaagcataaaatgacaattttcaaagtagtattattatatattattgattccatatttatttgaaaagcaataaaatgcaCTTGTGGTGCATTCTTAACAAGAAAAAGTGGCAACTGGCAGGCCATTTTTTAATCACgcatttgttatatttagtcGACGAGTATCggccattaatttttttctctcccctAACAGGTGTTATTAAATAGAGCAattgattatgaataatattacgATTTCAATTCTggtatttttcctttatttgtacttatgctattttattgaatttactaatattaataaattatttagactctaatattattgctatttttctaGGTTGATAACTATCCTTCTCTTGTTAGTGTTCAAACAATTGGCTCTGCTCATGGCCAACTTCCTAATTCGCATAGCTATCTGCAGCGCTCACAGCTTCCTTCAAGTCCCACCAATCTGACATTATCATCATCCCTAAATCAAGGAAGGTTCTTTCAGCAAGGCAGGAGCATTCTAATCAGCAGGTCTCCAGAAGGTGTAGTTGTCCATTCACCTCTGGAGCGAGATCCAGCGCACATACAAATCCAACTTTCTCCTGTCTTGCCATCCGATGATATTGTTCAGAGAAAATCAATAGCATCTACTGACTCTATGCTTGGATCTTCTAGTTGCAGTCCAGTTACTGATAATGTCATGAACTCTGTTCAGGCCACAGACTTCTCTCTTCTGAAAGATCATTTATCCAATCAACCGAGCACTTCTCCGTCTCACATTGGCTATAAGTTGCCTACTGGTAAGGAAGGTAGCTTGAAGCACAGGATATTGAGACCACCTAGCATTAACATTGTTGACCCACCTCAGTCATTGGTTGCTGATGCACCTCTCTCTGCCCCACCTATCAGAACTTATCGAGAAGCTTCTCCCAAACAAACCAGATCTATTCCTTCCTCTGGATACCGTTCTTTCTCAAGCTCTGCTTCTTCTTTGACAGAAACTTCCAATAGAGCGGCATCCAGTGGTGTGAGCcctaataatatgtttattaacCACCGTTCTTCCCTGTCATCCGGATCTCCATCCCCTGCACCACCAATATCGCCTACATCGACAGCCCTAAAATATCCCCAATCTTTTATGAAAGGTGCCATCATCCAACTAGccaataatcaattaaaaactgTGGAAAATATGACAACGGAGGATTTTATCGAATGTGGTATTTTAAGTCCCACCTTGAAAATTGATTCGAGCACAGTCGTTAGCATTGAAAAAATGCCATCATCTGGTTCTGCTAAATTAGGTTTTCAAGTTGGTCAAGACAGTATTCAggtattcctttttttcatattctacTTATTTGTTGTCGATGAACTGCTGATCCAATCAGTTAATTTATAGTCTTCAACCATTGGTATCCTTGATAGCTGTAAATCAAGCTGATGGTTGTTTTACttagttaactaaaattaatttgcctGCATATAGTGCAAACAAAATAGTGTGGTGACaccttgaaatttgaaaaattagatcacaACAACTTCTGGCATTTTAAATAGCTGTGAATTTTTCCATACTGAAATTTCGTGACAGCTTCATAATCAATATGGAAGGTGCTGGCTAGAGATGAGCAAAACATAACCTAACACTTGTAGAAATTGCATGTTATTAAGAGGTGTTATATTGAAGATGAAAAAGCAGTTGATGGTGAACCTCTTTCGATTAACGAGCCAGTTAAATTatggttaattatttttctggaGTCCTGTgttgatatatatattaattaatctaaGCCACTGCTTTGATTTCAAACGAATCTCCTTGtgtaattaattgtatttactGTTTAGTTATTAAACTGCGTTAAATCTGAAACAACGTGGTTTCTTACTATCGGTTAAAAGattcttattatttgtaattttgtctAGGCCTTTACAACTCATCACATTTATGTACTTGCCACACAAAAAACTAGCCTCCTCTACCAGTTGTCTTCTTCTATAGTGGAGAGAGCTTTATTCACCCTTATGTTCTGGAATTCCTCTTTAATGAAGGTTTTGGTGAATGGATTTgagaagtaaattattttgtgcttgTTGCGTGCCATCAAGGGGCACAAGTGTGATAGTTTTGCCTTCTTCCTTAACTCCTGAGAAAAGAGGGGCTGagaaattatcttttcaaaaagGGAAGAAAGGAGATTGtgtaaatctgaaattttgttCCGAGTGTGATTGTTGCTTTACCTTTCTCAGGGAATATGTCGTGTCAGTGTTATGGTCCACTGTGGTAGAATGCAGTACGTAAACTTACTATAGctaggtttaaaatattattaacctgtttgaaaaacaatcccattttctgttaatgtgttgttaatttacattctttataatttatcattataattgatttatgcaTGTAGTGAAGAAAGGCCATGTCCATTGATGATATATGATCATGATCAAAGGCTAGCTCATCAGTCTTGAGAACCACTTCTTTTATCAGCAATTCCTtatcttttagtaatttttagaaGTCTTTCGAAACaagataaatgaatatttgtattttattttaagtaactaCATAATGCTGATATGACTTCTGCAATTTTGATGAGCACTTAGTTAtgctgtaaattttaattaaattttttattgattctacattaaaaattattattaattatatttttcaaagaagatCTTTAAGTATTTCCCTGTTTACATAATTACTAATTTGTTTTGCCAAtagtttagattttaaaaaaaatactaataatgaaCTTTTTAGTGGGCAAATGACTTGCTTTGCAAGCAACCAGCGTGTAGGACTTAGTCTTAGAATTTAGAGTAAACTTGACTCATGCTTAGAAATTAGTAAACTTGACACGTGCATTTAGCTAGATAAAATCCACttttttagcaacaaaaaaaaaacttttaatatcaaCTTATGTCATCTTAAAATGCTCCAACTAATTTATCTTGACtttcaaatgattatttaagtttaactatcagaataaataaatcattagaaggtagtaaaaatttttactgttctCATAGtgtaaatcaaatgtttttggaaaaagtaaatatcctagtacagttaaaaaatttatcaggaACTTTGATAACACAAACTTTTTtgatatcacaaaaaaatatgcattctcAACATTTTTGCTATATAGGTAATAGTCTAAACAACATTTagacaaatatatttcttcgtGAACCCTTGATTTCTTGAAATCTTTTTCATCACCtcaaattcaaatgttttttttttcttcttcctatttattgaagaatttaaaatccttTCGTAAATTCCAACTAaagtcttcttcttctttttttttcttcttttttttttttaaatagctttatgAACGAGTTCTTGAAGCCCTAATGAAAAAGAGATTGccgttttgaaaataagttatttaaatcatttactaGGCAAGTAAGAGGCATGTGCTCAGATAAAGATAATAGCATGGATAAAAATAGGATGTCCATAAGGGAAAATAGCTTGATAACGTAATGAATTCAAAAGAGACTGATATGGAGTGATATTGCAGTAGGTGGAAATTGGGATGAATTAGAAGTTTTGAAACAGGGTAACAGCTTAAGTTAATCAGGatgtgtagcatttttaaaaaatgcttaaaggtgctaatttttaatttatgttttttaaaagtgcttccATTCttgggtttgtaaaaagtgtttaattttctatcttttaaatatagattttttctttgttgtatCGATTGTTGCTCTAAATTACTAAAAGTGCATGATTTTCATTGcattatttatcagaaactagttattttatcgtgattatgtaaagtttttgaattttattgattttatgtttataaattaagaactttaaacgatagaaaaaaatagtttttattactgcacagatcatgattttgatttttttgtttttggaaattgtttaaaaaatattttttgatgagcttaaaaggtgcttattttttgttgaaaaatctggctactcACCgtgttaatttaaaacaaattccagCTTTACCCTAATTATTTCTGTGTTAAATTGACctatattactatttttcaaactggaagtttcatttattattatttttttttagatcaccGTGGAAGCACCATTAGAGCATCCTTTTTTTGTATACAAACGAGGCTGGTCTTCATGCTCTCCAGAACGATCGGCACAACGTTATGGGCTTTCAtgtcacaa
This window of the Parasteatoda tepidariorum isolate YZ-2023 chromosome 4, CAS_Ptep_4.0, whole genome shotgun sequence genome carries:
- the LOC107442884 gene encoding ataxin-1-like, with product MNGAENLTMTGSSNPRAENLNWLSEVASAVSKGALNRHNPSQSQNVKTSASATNVHNLGRNSSPMLIANSSNMFSPSTVLTRTSDANNVRMFATPFHVERTRQVQPISVPITGTSTTLYYSQATHTTPYSNFIQGTYSPLPFSTTASQTPVTNPPVCHPNSQRSYLQVDNYPSLVSVQTIGSAHGQLPNSHSYLQRSQLPSSPTNLTLSSSLNQGRFFQQGRSILISRSPEGVVVHSPLERDPAHIQIQLSPVLPSDDIVQRKSIASTDSMLGSSSCSPVTDNVMNSVQATDFSLLKDHLSNQPSTSPSHIGYKLPTGKEGSLKHRILRPPSINIVDPPQSLVADAPLSAPPIRTYREASPKQTRSIPSSGYRSFSSSASSLTETSNRAASSGVSPNNMFINHRSSLSSGSPSPAPPISPTSTALKYPQSFMKGAIIQLANNQLKTVENMTTEDFIECGILSPTLKIDSSTVVSIEKMPSSGSAKLGFQVGQDSIQITVEAPLEHPFFVYKRGWSSCSPERSAQRYGLSCHKLKIGDTCISLTDKSDFENCEQKNVNSCETNLNTLDKNQNKLEKPTEDLKIESENLPLITNSSLMEKKLKLIAEKTSFKADQSTISRKRKRRWSAPDNLSQNEEGSSS